The Chloroflexota bacterium genome window below encodes:
- a CDS encoding isoamylase early set domain-containing protein: MIRREHTSNPNTVLIAFEYPAATRARQVHLVGDFNEWDELATPMGKDKRTGIWTVQLELARGREYQFRYLVDQSIWHNDWHADRFVPNIHGSDNSVVSA; this comes from the coding sequence ATGATTCGTCGAGAGCATACTTCCAACCCCAATACAGTGCTGATCGCATTCGAGTATCCAGCCGCCACACGAGCGCGCCAGGTACACCTGGTGGGCGACTTTAACGAGTGGGATGAACTTGCGACGCCAATGGGGAAAGATAAACGAACCGGTATCTGGACTGTGCAACTGGAGCTGGCGAGAGGTCGGGAGTACCAGTTCCGCTATTTGGTCGACCAGTCCATCTGGCACAATGACTGGCATGCCGACCGCTTTGTGCCAAACATCCATGGAAGCGACAATTCGGTCGTAAGCGCTTAG